The nucleotide window TCGCGGTCGGAATCATCATCCTCGTCTACCTCCCGATCCTGACGCTCACAGGGATCGAGGGAAAAATGTTCCGCCCGATGGCGGTCACTGTAATCCTCGCCCTGGCCGGTTCCCTCCTGCTGGCCATCACGGTCACACCAGTTCTGGCCTTCTGGTTCGCCCGACCCACGAAGACCGAGGAGGAAACACGGGTCGCCACCCTGCTTCGGCGGGCTTATGTTCCCTGCCTCCATTGGACTATGACACGTCCAATCTGGGTCTCCGGCTTCGCGGTCGGGCTGTTCCTGATCAGCCTCGGCATCGGTGCGACACTCGGCATCGAGTTTGTGCCCCGGCTGGATGAAGGGGACCTGGCTATCCAGATTTGGCGCCTGCCGAGCGTCTCGCTCAGCGAATCCGTCTCGACCGCCCTGCAGGTCGAGCGGGTGCTTCGTCGGTTCCCGGAGGTGACCGAGGTTGTCACGAGAACCGGCAGTCCCGAAGTCGCGACGGATGTGATGGGCGTGGAGATGTCGGATACCTTTGTGACCCTGAAACCACACAGGGATTGGACGACCGCTCAAACGCGGGACGATCTCATCGCCACCATGAAGTCGGCCGTGCTGAACGAAGTCCCCGGTGTTGGACTCGGCTTCACGCAGCCGATCGAGATGCGGTTCAACGAATTGATCGCGGGCACGCGCTCGGATCTGGCCATCAAGATCTTCGGGCCGGACTTAGAGGTGCTCAAACAGAAGGCCGAGGCTGTGGCCCGAGCGCTAGAACAGGTCCATGGCGCAGCGGACATCAAAGTCGAGCAGATCGCCGGCCTGCCCCTGATCCGGGTTATTGTGGACCGGGATCAAATCGCCCGGTATGGCTTGACGGCGGGGGAGGTCCTCGATCTGGTCCAGGTGACGCGAGTGGGACGTGTCGTGGGCACAGTGGTACAAGGGCACCGACGGTTCGAGCTGGTCGTCCGCTTAGCGGAAGAGGCGTCAGCAAGCCCCAACGCCTTGGGAAACCTCCTGATCCCGACCGCTCACGGCGAACTGGTGCCTCTGTCGCGCGTGGCCACGATCCTGGTGAGTTCCGGTCCGGCTCAAGTGAGCCGGCAAGACGTTCAGCGACGCATGATCGTGGAGTGCAACATCCGGGGACGCGACCTGGGCAGCTTTATGACGGAGGCACAGCGAACAGTGGCTGAATCGGTCTCGATGCCGATCGGGTACGAACTCAAGTGGGGCGGTCAATTCGCGCACTTGCAGGGCGCGTCGCGCCGGCTGGCCGTCGTGGTCCCGGCTACGCTCCTGATGATTCTGGGCATGTTGTCGGTGACCTTTGGGGCGATGCGTCCCGCGCTGCTGATTTTTCTGAACGTGCCGCTGGCCCTGTCGGGCGGAGTTCTGGCTCTCTGGCTCCGTGGGCTTCCGCTCAGTATCTCAGCCGCCATCGGCTTCATCGCCTTGTTCGGGATCGCGGTCCTGAACGGCGTGGTCTTGGTCAGTCACATCCGCCGGCTCGAGGCTGGAGGCCTCCCCACCGATCAGGCCGTTACGCAAGGCACGAGGGACCGTCTGCGCCCGGTTCTCATGACGGCGATGGTCGCCAGCCTGGGCTTTCTCCCCATGGCGTTGACCAGCAGCATGGGTGCGGAAGTGCAACGTCCGTTGGCGACGGTGGTGATCGGGGGACTCATGACATCCACCTTGCTCACGCTCTTCGTCATACCGACGCTCTATGGATGGTTCGTAGAACAGCCTGAGTAAAGCACGCTCGTCTTCCCGGCTCTCGGCCATGCCCGTCCTTCCCCTTCTTCGATTTAACCGAAATGTTACCCGCCGTTGACCGGACAGGAACAGGCGCAAGGCATGATCACGTCGGCACGAAATGAAAAGAGCAGACGGAGGAGGGTTTCAGCAATGATCACATTACTCGTCATCGCGGCGGGGCTGGTGGCCTTGTTCGTCTATACGCTTGCGACCTTGTCCGGCATGACTCCCAAGAGACTCTATCCCCTGTTGCGAGTCAAACAGACGGACGGACGGATCACGCCGCTGGTCATCGTCATGCACCTTCGAGACAGAACCCGTCACGCAACGACACTGTGTCCATACAACTCATAACGCAACCGCTCACATAAGGAGGACCCGATGCTCACAGCCTTGCACCTGATGAAACGAAACCTGGTCACAGTGCCGCACTCGGCGACGGCTTTGGATGCAGCCAAACTGATGCGGGAACGGCGCATCGGCAGCGTGTTCGTGGAGCAAGACAGTCAGATCGTCGGGATTGTGACCGAGTCGGACCTTGTCCGCGATGTCGTCGGCATGAGCCTCGCCGCCAATCACATTCGCGTCAAGGACATCATGAGCAGCCCGGTCATCGGCGTCGACGAGCGGAGCTCGATCACCGAAGCTGCCGACCAAATGGAACGGAATGGCACACGCCATCTGGCCGTATTCAAGGCCGACCAGATCGTGGGCGTGCTCTCGGTGCGCGACCTGCTGCATCCGGTGTCGGTCGATGAGTTCTGAGAAGGCGAGTACGCTGCCGATATGGCCGCAGCTCTCGAAGAGCTGCCTGTGGTTCGGGGGAGCGATTGGACGCGTGTGTGACATGGACCTGACCAAGCTCTGGACGAAGGGCATCAAGCTGGTCCTCAGCCTGCTCATCGTGACGATCCTGGCGGCGTTGACCGGCGGCGTGGCCAAGACGTTCCTCGACCTGGGACTGCTCCTGCGCAGTCCGGTCGAGGTGGCCTTGCGCCAGGTCATCATCGACACTCTCATCATTCTGGCGGTGGTGGAACTGTTCAAGACCACCCTCACCTACTTTTCCGAGGGGCGGGTCAAGGTCACCTTCATCGTGGACACGATCCTGGTCGTGATGCTGACCGAGGTGATCGCCCAATGGTTCAAGGGGGGCGAGGTCACCCACCTGGCCATCCTCGGCGCGACGATTCTCACGCTGGGCGTCATGCGGGTCCTGGCCGTGCGCTTCTCCCCAATTCATGGAGAAATCGAACGCGAAGCCGCTTGAGCGTGCAGCTCACTTCAGCCGACTATTCCGGAGAGTCGCATGCGACAAACTCTCGTCAAGAATAGGGTGACGATCGGACTCATCTGTGTGGCGTTAGTGCTCGTGCTGAATATCCTCCTGCTGAGTTACAACACCACCAGACAGCTCCACATCAGAGATTCCCACATTCAGACGTACGAAATCCTATCGGAACTGCAAACGGCGCTCTCGATCCTGAAGGACGCCGAAGCAGGCCAGCGGGCCTACCTCCTGACCGGCGAAGAGCCGTACCTGGCTCCGTTCGATCTGGCAGGCCCATTGGTCAAGGATCACTTGCTCCGACTCCGAGCGCTGACGATGGACAATCCGCTCCAACAACAGCAGCTGGACAGCTTGGAGCCGTTCGTCGCCTACACCTTGACGGAATTCAGGCGGACGACCGACTTGCGACGAGTGAAGGGGCTTGACGCCGCCTTGCGGAGCGTCGTCTACAGCCCCGCTAAATACAAAATTGCAGACATCGAACGCCTGATCGCGGCGATGGAACGGGACAACCGAACGCGACTGCAAGAAGAAGTCCGGGAAGCGCAGCACAACACCCGCCAGACTGCCGTCACCTTCGCCGCCACGACGCTGATTGCCTTTGCCCTGCTCTGGTTCATCAACCGTCGCCTCCACCGATACATTCAGGCGCGCGATCACGCGGAGGAAGCGTTGCGGGTTAGCGAAGCGAACCTTCGCCAATCACAAAAAATGGAAGCCGTCGGACGGCTGGCCGGAGGCATCGCGCACGACTTCAACAACTTGCTGACCGTGATCACGGGATACAGCGAGGTGCTGCTCAAAAAACCGGACATGAAGGACCGCCAGCGGAATTATGTGGAGCAGATCAAGCAAGCCGGCGACAGGGCCGCCAGCTTGACCCGTCAGCTTCTGGCCTTCAGTCGGAGGCAGGTGCTGCAACCGAAAGTCCTGGATCTCAATGAGGCGGTAACCGCTATCAGCCCGATCCTCCAACGTCTGATGGGCGAGGACATCCGACTGACTCTGGACTTAGGCCGGATAGGCTCCATCAAAGCAGACCCGGGACAACTCGACCAGGTTCTGATGAATCTTGCGGCCAATGCCCGGGATGCCATGCCACAGGGAGGAACGCTGATCATCAAAACCGCCGACATCGAGCTGGATGCCGGCGAGGCCAACCGACATCCCGGTGCACAAGCGGGCCCACACGTCATGCTGGCCGTGAGCGACACGGGATGCGGAATGGATACGGAAACGCTGAGACATATCTATGAGCCCTTCTTTACCACCAAAGAACAGGGCAAGGGCACGGGGCTCGGGCTCTCCACCGTCTACGGGATCGTCAAGCAAAGCGGCGGTTCGATCTGGGCCTACAGCGAACCAGGGCTCGGCACGACGTTCAAGATATACCTGCCGAGAGTCGAATCATGCGCACCACCCCTCTGCGCACCTTCCCCAAGCGCGCTCGCCGGCCGCTCAACGGAAACCGTCTTGCTCGTCGAAGATGAAACGGCCGTCCGCCTGCTCGTACGAACCATCCTCGCGGACCACGGCTACACGGTGCTGGAAGCCGCCTCTCCGGAAGAGGCGCTTTCAATCGGCGCCAGCCACCAGAGTCAGATCCACCTATTGGTGACCGACGTGGTCATGCCGGGAAGCAGCGGGCGGAAGGTTGCGGAGCGCCTCGCCGAATGCCACCCACACCTCAAGGTCCTGTATATGTCGGGGTACACGAACAATGCGATCGCCCACCACGGCGTATTGGAGGCAGGGCTCGCTTTTTTACAGAAACCGTTCACCCCGGACGCATTGGCGAACCGTGTCCGGGAGGTACTGAACGCGTGACCCCCTAAAATTTACACATCCGCAATCTGCGCTTAATCAAGATGAGACGATGAGCATCTATGCTGGCGCTTGTAGCGTTCTCCTGTGAGCCTCGGGTTCTTTCCAGGGTGTGCCCCCTGGGAAGAGTGCCCGGGGCAAGGAGACGGCTAAAGAAAGGAGGTGAATGACATGAGCTGTCCGCATTTTGCGGATCACGAGACGAGCGGAACGACCGCATTGTGCTTTGGGATCATCGTGCCGTTCAAGCCGAGCTTGAACGAACGGATGCAGTACTGCGAGACGGGACTCCATCAGTCCTGTCCACTGTATCACTGCGCAGGCAAGGATCTCTCGCTCGCGATTCACCAAGAGGTTGCCCGAGCGATCGGGTAACCTCTTGTCTTCACCGCTCCGATGCCGAGAGGGGCCTATGATGCGCACCGTCTCCTCCGACAAAGAACTCTTGCTGCTCGACCTACTGGCCCGCACCGGCTGCATGACCGTCGAGCAAGTCGCTGCCACATTGCCCGAACTCACCTGGTGTGAATTGTTCCACATGATCGACGACCTCAGCCGCAGCGGCGCCATCGTCCTTCAACGGAAGGGGTTTGCCTACGAACTCCGATCAGGTCTTCCGGCAACATCCCCAACCAAATGATTTTCATAATAAAATAGCCGATTGACTTGCCACCTCCTGCCTTCTAAGCTGCTCCTATGGCCAAACTGGCGGTTCTCGATATCGGCACCAATTCGATCCACATGGTCCTGGCGGAGGTCGAACCGGACTTCTCCTACAAGGTCTTGGATCGCTTCAAAGACATGACCCGCCTGGGCGACGGGGCCTTCAAGACCCGCCGCCTCTCCGAAGCGGCCATGACCCGCGCCTTGGAAGTCATCCGCACGCTCGCCACCCTGGCCCACAACAAGGGCTACGACCGGATCAAGGCCGTGGCCACCAGCGCCGTGCGCGAGGCCAAGAACGGCGGCGAGTTCATCGAAGAAATCGCCCGGCAGACCAAGCTCCGGGTGCGCGTGGTGACGGGCCAGGAAGAAGCCCGCCTCATCTACCTCGGCGTGCGCCACAGCATGGACCTCTCCGACCAGCCGACGCTGGTCGTGGACGTGGGGGGCGGGTCGGTGGAATTGATGGTCGGCAACCGCGAGGCCATGGCCCAGGCCCAAAGCCTCAAGCTGGGCGCGATCCGGTTGAAGGACATCTACCTCCGGCAGGACCCGCCCACCAAGGCGATGCTCAAAAAAATGCAGCAAGCCATCGATCAGCAGCTCAAAGAGGCGCTGCGGCAGTTCAAAACTACATCGTTCGAGCGTCTGGTGGCGACCTCGGGAATGGCCGCGAACCTCACCGAAGTCATCTATCTCCGCCGCACCGGCCGTCCCTTGACGCAACTCAACCTGACCCGGATCACGCGCAAGGAAATCCAGGCGGTGGAAAGTTTGTTGACCCATGCCAGCTTCAAAGACCGGCTGGCCATTCCCGGCCTCGACCCGAAACGGGCCGACACCCTGCTGCCGGCCGCGATGGTGTTTCGCAGCCTCATGGACCGGACCGGGCACGAACAGATGACGGTCAGCGACAAGGCGATCCGGGAAGGGCTCATTTACGACTTCATCGCGCGGCATAAGGACCGCATCCGCACCGAGCAGGAAATTCCCAACGTCCGCCGCCGCAACGTGGTCTATCTGGCCCGGCGGTGCCATTATCCCCAGGTGCATGCGGATCACGTGGCGTTCCTGGCGACGCGCCTCTTCGATCAAACCGCCCCTCTGCACGGACTGGGCGAGCGCGAGCGGGAATGGCTGGAGTATGCGGCGATCCTCCACGACATCGGGTACCTCATCAACTCGCGCCAGCACCACAAGCACGCCTACTATCTGATCATGCACAGCGACCTCTACGGGCTGACCGCCGACGAGGTCGAGATCATCGCCAACGTCGCGCGCTACCATCGACGGGCGCTGCCCCGTGACACCCACGCCGGCCTGGCCCAGTTGCCGCCCAAAAACCGAAAGATGGTCCTGACGCTCAGCGCGCTGCTCCGCATCGCCGACGCCCTGGACCGCAGCCAGTTCTCGGTGATTCAAGACCTCCGCGTTTCGGTCGGCGAGCCCCTGCGCGTCACGCTCAAAACCGGCGGCGATCCCGAGTTGGAAATCTGGTCGGCCCGCAACCGGTCCGACCTGTTCGAAAAAGTGTTCAAGCGGCCGATCCAGTTCGAGACGGCCGGCTCGCTCACCCGCGAAGGAGTGCCTGCATGACGCCCCCCCTGGTCACGTTCAACCAACCGCACCCCTTCCCCGGCAAGCTGATCATCGTGGAAGGCATCGACGGCTCCGGTAAAAGCACCCAATTGCTGTTGCTGCAAAAATGGCTGACCGCCAAGGGCTACAACGTGTTTTTTACCGAGTGGAACTCGTCCGAGCTGGTCCGCGAGACGACCCGCCGCGGAAAAAAGAACAAGTCCCTCACCCCGACGACGTTCAGCCTGCTCCATGCCACCGACTTTGCGAACCGGCTCTACTACGACATCCTGCCGCCGCTCAAAGCCGGCATGGTGGTGCTGGCCGACCGGTACGCCTACACCGCCTTTGCGAGAGACGCCGTGCGCGGCGTCTCGCCGGCCTGGGTGCGCAAGCTCTATGGGTTCGCAATCCGGCCGGACATGGCCTTTTATTTCAAGGTCCCGATCGAGGTGGCCATCAATCGACTGCTGGGCGGCATGCGAGCCCAATTCAAGTATTACGAAGCCGGCATGGACATGGGCCTGAGCCAGGACATGACGGAAAGCTTCCGTATCTTCCAGTCCCGCATCCTGCTGGAGTACGACAAGATCGTGAGCGAGTACGGACTGATCACGATGGACGCCACGAAGGAAATCGAAGAACAGCAAAACGATATGCGTCAGTTGGTCTCCACGGCACTGGAACATTACAAACCGAAACGGGGCACGCATGGAAAACGCGAGACAGTATTTTGGCGACGGTTTGCCGTACCAAAATCTGAATGACCTCAAAGGCAAGCTGATCGCGATCGAGGGCACGGACGGCGTGGGCCGCTCCACGCACATCGAGATGTTGCAGGAGTGGCTCGAGGTGCAGGGCTACGGCGTCGTGACGACCGGCTGGACCCGCTCCAACCTCATGTCCAAGACCATCGAGATGGCCAAGCAGGGCAACATCCTGGACCGCTGGTCGTTCAGCCTGCTCTACGCCACCGACTTCGCCGACCGCCTGGAACATCAGATCATTCCGGCCCTCCGCTCCGGCTTCATCGTGTTGGCGGACCGGTACATTTACACGGCCTTCGCCCGGGACTTCGTCCGCAGCGGGGACCGATCGTGGATCAGAGACGCGTTCGGCTTTGCGGTCGTCCCAGACCTGGTCTGCTACCTGCGGATCGACGTAGACACGCTGGCCCTGCGTGTGATCGAGACCAAGGGCATGAACTTCTGGGAGTCCGGGATGGACTTACGGCTGGGGGGCGATCTCTACGACAGCTTCAAGAAATACCAGGGGCTGCTGATCGAGGAATTCGACAAGATGGCCGAGGAGTTCAAATTCGAAGTGGTGGATGCCCGCAAGCCGCCGGAGGAAATCCAGGAAGCGCTCCGGGGCAAGATCGAGCCCCTGCTCAAGAACGGCCGGACCCAACTGGCGTCGGCAGGAACAGGGGGGCCGATCAAAGAGTCGGCTACTGCGCCCCCAGCTTCCTGAGCTGCGAGGGCGTGAGCCACCAGCGCAACATCCCCGGTCCGGCCTTGGGCAGTCCCTCGAAACGGACGCAGCAGGCGCCGGCTTTCTTCAGCGACAGGCCGGCGACCGGCTGGCCAAACAGCAACACGCCGGCGGCTTCGCCGAGATGAGGTTCATGGCCGACACAGAGCACGCACGCCTCGCCCGGCAGGGCCGTCAGCAAAGGCAGGAGCTTGTCCGGAGGCGCGTCGGGAACCAATTCGTCGCAGATCCGAATTTCCAGACGGAGCCGCAACGTGTCACGGATAATTTTCGCGGTGTCGAACGCGCGAAGCAATGGGCTGGACAGGATATGGGTCGGTTCCACGCCGAGTTGCACGAGCCCTGCAGCCCCCTCGCGAACCCGCTCCGCCCCCTTGGGCGTCAGCGGCCGTTGGGCTTCAGACCCCTTCCACTCCTCCGGCTCCACGGCAATCCCATGTCGAAACAATATACAGTCCATTCCGCTCTCCTCCCGCACGCGTATGCGAGCGACGACTGTACCATAACTGTTCAGCCGGCGTGAAGCGCCGGAACGAGGGTGCTCACCATGGCCGGACAGGCCTTACGCGGACGCCTAGTGGGACAGGATCGGGCCGCTCGGTACCGGGCCACGGTGCTGCACGCCCTGGCCTTGCTGGCGGCGGGAGACCGCCGCGCCAAGACCTTGCACCGGCTGCGCACCCACCTGCGACGGCTGCAAGCCTATCTGGAGCTGGTGGGGGAAGAAGAAAACGCCGCGATCATGGCCCGTTGCGTGTCGCGCTTCAGCCGGCTTCGGACCTTGCAAGTCTTCAAGCCCTATCTGGATCACTTAGGGGCCCCCGGACGAGATCGTCGACTGGTGCACGAGCAAATCCAGGCCATGCAGCGCAGGCTCAAGGACAAACATGCCTATCGAAAAGTCGAACGCCTAGTCGAACATCATGCCCTCCCGCCCACGCCGGCCTCCTTCGACTGGATGGGCCGACGCATCATCGCCTTACGGCGCATGCATGCCGACCGCCTGCGGAAACTGATCGCCAAGACCGAAGCCGAGCCCCGCCGCAAGCCTCTCCATACCCTGCGGCTCATGATCAAGTCCGTCCGCTATCAAGAGGAATGGGCTCTCGGCGAACCCTATGCCAGGCCTGACCTTGTGGCCTGGCTGAAACATGCCCAAACCGTCCTGGGGAACTACGAGGAACGGGCCCAGTTCCGCAAGCTTGCGGGCAGGCTCGGACTGAAGTCCCGCCGCGCCATCGAACAGGACTGGCATCGGGCACGCGACCGCGCCCGCGCCATGCCGGACCATCTCCACAAACGGCTCGGCACCCTGGCGACAACCCGGTTGCGGCTGCTTCCCGGCCGCAGAACAAGCCTTTCTACAGCCTGACCGGAGAGTCCTTCATGAAAGCCCCCCGCGCCGCCGTGACAGACGGATGAACGTGATGGCGGACAAGGAAGCCGCTGCCGCGCCGAACCAAAACGGCGCGGCAGGCCCGATGTGGTCCCACAACAGCCCTGCCATCACGCTCGCCGGCAGTATGGTCGCGCCCACGACCAAGTGAAAGAGGCCAAACCCCGTGGCCTTCCGCTCTTCCGGAACCAGCGTGGCCAGATAGGCTCGCTGCACTCCGTCCGTCAATCCCATATAGGCTCCGTACAGCCCAAATAACAGGGCGATCTGCCAGGGAGCCTCGGCCAGGGCAAATCCGGCGGACAGGCCCGCGAACAGGCAGAACCCGCCGGCAATCACCCGGCGCTTGCCGAACCGGTCCGCCAACATTCCGCCTGGAATCGAAAGCAAGGCATAGACGACGTTGAACGTCAGGTAGACGCCGGAGATCCTGGCCGGACTCATGCCCACCTGCTCGGCTTTCAGAATCAGAAACGCATGGCTGAAATTACCCAGGGAGAAGAGCCCGATGACCAGGAGAAATCCCCGAAAATTCCGATCGAATCCGCTCAGGGACCAGGAGAAGGCCGGCCGCGCCAAGGGCGCCGGTCCATCGGCCGAAATGAACAGGGCGATGAAGGCGACCGCCAGCAGGCCCGGAACGATGGACAACCAGAAGACCAGCCGATAATCGGAGGACCAGACCGCCAGGATCAGCAGAGCCACAGCAGGACCGACGACGGCCCCGGCCGTGTCCATGGCCCGATGGATGCCGAAGGCCAGCCCCGATTGCGCCGGCGGAGTGGACACGGCAATGATGGCATCGCGGGGAGCAGTCCGGATTCCCTTGCCGACCCGGTCGGTGAATCGGGCTGTCAGCACCATGCCCCAGCCCGTCGCCAGCGCCAGCAGGGGACGAGAGACCACGGAAGTGGCGTACCCGATCCCCATCAGCAGTTTGTTTTTGCCGAAGCGGTCGGCCAGCATGCCGGAGAACAATTTGAGCAGGCTTGCGCTGGCCTCGGCGATCCCCTCGATAATCCCTACCACCGATTTGCTGGCACCAAGCGTGGAGGAGAGGAACAATGGGACGAGGGGATAGACCATTTCAGAGCTGACGTCCATGAAGAAGCTGACCCAGCCCGTGATCCAGACATTTCGTGGCATTCTTCGTGGCATTCGATTGTTCATGGTCTGACAGGAATGCCGAGCCAATCCCCATTTGGCTGAAATTCCGATACGGCCCCGATGCAGTCATCACGCAACACGGATTCACTTCTGGCTCTTAGCTCTTCCAATTGTCAGTCTTCTCCACCTCTATCAGGGTGTACTTTGTGTAGCTTTGACACTCGTGCTGAATACCAACTCTTGAGACAACAGA belongs to Nitrospirota bacterium and includes:
- a CDS encoding efflux RND transporter permease subunit, which codes for MDRLLTLSLRYRFFTLVAMLMAVAIGLWSMSHLAIDAMPDLTPVQVQILTRSPALGPVEVEQFVTFPIEASLSGLPGLRETRSISRYGLSAVTAIFGDDMDVYRARQLVSERLGRAVERIPPEYGRPLMGPLTTGLGEVYQFTIRGEGYSAMALRTLLEWDIGMRLRAVPGVVEVNIWGGEAQQYQVLVDPAKLLAYRLSLRQVFEALERNNAMVGGGYIEHQREQLLIRGEALATRTADVVRIVVDHGPGGVPIFVKDVAEVTEAPALRIGAATAMGNGETIIGMVQMLAGENAQQVVERVKTRVQEIQTTLPPGVVIAPYYDRTLLVSNVIQTVRNNLLEGGLLVVAVLFLFLGDLRAGLIVASAIPLSMLIAFTGMVQVGLSGNLMSLGAIDFGLLVDGSVVMIDNILRRLSRQGPASPEAKLATIRAAGREVLRPIAFAVGIIILVYLPILTLTGIEGKMFRPMAVTVILALAGSLLLAITVTPVLAFWFARPTKTEEETRVATLLRRAYVPCLHWTMTRPIWVSGFAVGLFLISLGIGATLGIEFVPRLDEGDLAIQIWRLPSVSLSESVSTALQVERVLRRFPEVTEVVTRTGSPEVATDVMGVEMSDTFVTLKPHRDWTTAQTRDDLIATMKSAVLNEVPGVGLGFTQPIEMRFNELIAGTRSDLAIKIFGPDLEVLKQKAEAVARALEQVHGAADIKVEQIAGLPLIRVIVDRDQIARYGLTAGEVLDLVQVTRVGRVVGTVVQGHRRFELVVRLAEEASASPNALGNLLIPTAHGELVPLSRVATILVSSGPAQVSRQDVQRRMIVECNIRGRDLGSFMTEAQRTVAESVSMPIGYELKWGGQFAHLQGASRRLAVVVPATLLMILGMLSVTFGAMRPALLIFLNVPLALSGGVLALWLRGLPLSISAAIGFIALFGIAVLNGVVLVSHIRRLEAGGLPTDQAVTQGTRDRLRPVLMTAMVASLGFLPMALTSSMGAEVQRPLATVVIGGLMTSTLLTLFVIPTLYGWFVEQPE
- a CDS encoding CBS domain-containing protein, which gives rise to MLTALHLMKRNLVTVPHSATALDAAKLMRERRIGSVFVEQDSQIVGIVTESDLVRDVVGMSLAANHIRVKDIMSSPVIGVDERSSITEAADQMERNGTRHLAVFKADQIVGVLSVRDLLHPVSVDEF
- a CDS encoding response regulator translates to MRQTLVKNRVTIGLICVALVLVLNILLLSYNTTRQLHIRDSHIQTYEILSELQTALSILKDAEAGQRAYLLTGEEPYLAPFDLAGPLVKDHLLRLRALTMDNPLQQQQLDSLEPFVAYTLTEFRRTTDLRRVKGLDAALRSVVYSPAKYKIADIERLIAAMERDNRTRLQEEVREAQHNTRQTAVTFAATTLIAFALLWFINRRLHRYIQARDHAEEALRVSEANLRQSQKMEAVGRLAGGIAHDFNNLLTVITGYSEVLLKKPDMKDRQRNYVEQIKQAGDRAASLTRQLLAFSRRQVLQPKVLDLNEAVTAISPILQRLMGEDIRLTLDLGRIGSIKADPGQLDQVLMNLAANARDAMPQGGTLIIKTADIELDAGEANRHPGAQAGPHVMLAVSDTGCGMDTETLRHIYEPFFTTKEQGKGTGLGLSTVYGIVKQSGGSIWAYSEPGLGTTFKIYLPRVESCAPPLCAPSPSALAGRSTETVLLVEDETAVRLLVRTILADHGYTVLEAASPEEALSIGASHQSQIHLLVTDVVMPGSSGRKVAERLAECHPHLKVLYMSGYTNNAIAHHGVLEAGLAFLQKPFTPDALANRVREVLNA
- a CDS encoding Ppx/GppA family phosphatase, whose translation is MAKLAVLDIGTNSIHMVLAEVEPDFSYKVLDRFKDMTRLGDGAFKTRRLSEAAMTRALEVIRTLATLAHNKGYDRIKAVATSAVREAKNGGEFIEEIARQTKLRVRVVTGQEEARLIYLGVRHSMDLSDQPTLVVDVGGGSVELMVGNREAMAQAQSLKLGAIRLKDIYLRQDPPTKAMLKKMQQAIDQQLKEALRQFKTTSFERLVATSGMAANLTEVIYLRRTGRPLTQLNLTRITRKEIQAVESLLTHASFKDRLAIPGLDPKRADTLLPAAMVFRSLMDRTGHEQMTVSDKAIREGLIYDFIARHKDRIRTEQEIPNVRRRNVVYLARRCHYPQVHADHVAFLATRLFDQTAPLHGLGEREREWLEYAAILHDIGYLINSRQHHKHAYYLIMHSDLYGLTADEVEIIANVARYHRRALPRDTHAGLAQLPPKNRKMVLTLSALLRIADALDRSQFSVIQDLRVSVGEPLRVTLKTGGDPELEIWSARNRSDLFEKVFKRPIQFETAGSLTREGVPA
- the tmk gene encoding dTMP kinase encodes the protein MTPPLVTFNQPHPFPGKLIIVEGIDGSGKSTQLLLLQKWLTAKGYNVFFTEWNSSELVRETTRRGKKNKSLTPTTFSLLHATDFANRLYYDILPPLKAGMVVLADRYAYTAFARDAVRGVSPAWVRKLYGFAIRPDMAFYFKVPIEVAINRLLGGMRAQFKYYEAGMDMGLSQDMTESFRIFQSRILLEYDKIVSEYGLITMDATKEIEEQQNDMRQLVSTALEHYKPKRGTHGKRETVFWRRFAVPKSE
- a CDS encoding thymidylate kinase, whose translation is MENARQYFGDGLPYQNLNDLKGKLIAIEGTDGVGRSTHIEMLQEWLEVQGYGVVTTGWTRSNLMSKTIEMAKQGNILDRWSFSLLYATDFADRLEHQIIPALRSGFIVLADRYIYTAFARDFVRSGDRSWIRDAFGFAVVPDLVCYLRIDVDTLALRVIETKGMNFWESGMDLRLGGDLYDSFKKYQGLLIEEFDKMAEEFKFEVVDARKPPEEIQEALRGKIEPLLKNGRTQLASAGTGGPIKESATAPPAS
- the sixA gene encoding phosphohistidine phosphatase SixA is translated as MDCILFRHGIAVEPEEWKGSEAQRPLTPKGAERVREGAAGLVQLGVEPTHILSSPLLRAFDTAKIIRDTLRLRLEIRICDELVPDAPPDKLLPLLTALPGEACVLCVGHEPHLGEAAGVLLFGQPVAGLSLKKAGACCVRFEGLPKAGPGMLRWWLTPSQLRKLGAQ
- a CDS encoding CHAD domain-containing protein; the protein is MAGQALRGRLVGQDRAARYRATVLHALALLAAGDRRAKTLHRLRTHLRRLQAYLELVGEEENAAIMARCVSRFSRLRTLQVFKPYLDHLGAPGRDRRLVHEQIQAMQRRLKDKHAYRKVERLVEHHALPPTPASFDWMGRRIIALRRMHADRLRKLIAKTEAEPRRKPLHTLRLMIKSVRYQEEWALGEPYARPDLVAWLKHAQTVLGNYEERAQFRKLAGRLGLKSRRAIEQDWHRARDRARAMPDHLHKRLGTLATTRLRLLPGRRTSLSTA
- a CDS encoding MFS transporter, translated to MPRRMPRNVWITGWVSFFMDVSSEMVYPLVPLFLSSTLGASKSVVGIIEGIAEASASLLKLFSGMLADRFGKNKLLMGIGYATSVVSRPLLALATGWGMVLTARFTDRVGKGIRTAPRDAIIAVSTPPAQSGLAFGIHRAMDTAGAVVGPAVALLILAVWSSDYRLVFWLSIVPGLLAVAFIALFISADGPAPLARPAFSWSLSGFDRNFRGFLLVIGLFSLGNFSHAFLILKAEQVGMSPARISGVYLTFNVVYALLSIPGGMLADRFGKRRVIAGGFCLFAGLSAGFALAEAPWQIALLFGLYGAYMGLTDGVQRAYLATLVPEERKATGFGLFHLVVGATILPASVMAGLLWDHIGPAAPFWFGAAAASLSAITFIRLSRRRGGLS